A genomic window from Helicobacter suis HS1 includes:
- a CDS encoding HNH endonuclease, whose translation MQISQHDLIMEFFKANPNRDIAHPEIVDWLTQEYTKRTGKVFRDPDRGIRKLHQQGMLQKIAKGVYRYDPNLVLHIDLEDFSESLKKQILERDNYACVICGAGEKEGVELHVDHIKPKDLGGKATLENGQTLCSRHNFLKKNFRQTETGKKMFIRMLESARKAGELELVAFLEEVLSVYEKHGINGHIVWRKD comes from the coding sequence ATGCAAATTAGCCAGCATGATTTGATTATGGAGTTTTTTAAAGCAAACCCTAATAGAGATATTGCCCACCCTGAAATTGTAGATTGGCTCACACAAGAATATACAAAACGCACAGGTAAGGTTTTTAGAGATCCAGATAGAGGGATTAGAAAGTTGCACCAGCAGGGAATGTTGCAAAAGATTGCTAAGGGAGTATATCGTTACGATCCTAATTTGGTACTGCACATAGACCTAGAGGACTTTAGTGAGTCTTTAAAAAAGCAGATTTTAGAGCGTGATAATTACGCTTGTGTGATCTGCGGGGCGGGTGAAAAAGAGGGGGTAGAATTGCATGTTGATCATATTAAGCCTAAAGATTTAGGAGGCAAAGCCACTTTAGAAAATGGGCAAACACTTTGTTCACGGCATAACTTCTTAAAAAAGAACTTTAGGCAAACAGAGACAGGTAAAAAGATGTTTATTCGCATGTTAGAGAGTGCAAGAAAAGCAGGCGAATTAGAACTTGTGGCGTTTTTAGAGGAGGTTTTAAGCGTCTATGAAAAACATGGGATCAATGGGCATATTGTGTGGAGGAAAGACTGA
- a CDS encoding DNA-methyltransferase has product MPPFFAHDRLLLYQASALDYLVLEEQSLDCIITSPPYNVGMAYNGSDDSQDYQEYLDFSAHYLANCYAWAKKSGRLCLNIPLDKNKGGQQSVGADIISLAKKMGWCYHSSIIWNEGNVSRRTAWGSWLSASAPYVIAPVELIVIFYKEVWKKQHKGVSDLSKEEFIAWTNGLWSFNGESAKRIGHPAPFPRELPRRCIKLFSFIGDVICDPFSGSGTTMLEAYANQRNFVGIELDPTYCELSKQRFLRMIEDAN; this is encoded by the coding sequence ATGCCCCCCTTTTTTGCCCATGATCGCCTCCTTTTATACCAAGCTAGTGCACTTGATTATTTAGTGTTAGAGGAGCAAAGCCTAGATTGCATCATCACCTCCCCGCCCTATAATGTGGGTATGGCTTATAATGGCAGTGATGATAGTCAGGATTATCAAGAGTACCTAGACTTTAGCGCGCATTACTTGGCTAATTGTTATGCATGGGCTAAGAAAAGTGGGCGCTTGTGCTTAAACATTCCCTTAGATAAAAACAAGGGCGGACAACAAAGTGTGGGAGCAGACATCATTAGTTTAGCTAAAAAGATGGGGTGGTGCTATCATAGTAGCATCATCTGGAATGAGGGCAATGTCTCTAGGCGCACAGCATGGGGGAGCTGGCTTAGTGCTTCTGCGCCCTATGTGATTGCTCCGGTCGAGCTCATTGTGATTTTTTATAAAGAGGTGTGGAAAAAACAGCACAAGGGTGTTAGTGATCTGAGCAAAGAGGAGTTTATTGCCTGGACTAATGGACTTTGGAGCTTTAATGGAGAATCTGCTAAACGCATCGGCCACCCCGCCCCCTTTCCTAGAGAGTTGCCTAGGCGCTGTATCAAGCTCTTTTCTTTTATAGGAGATGTGATCTGTGATCCTTTTAGTGGGAGCGGAACAACTATGCTAGAGGCTTATGCTAATCAGCGCAACTTTGTGGGTATCGAACTAGACCCTACTTATTGTGAACTTTCTAAACAGCGCTTTTTAAGAATGATAGAAGATGCAAATTAG
- the fumC gene encoding class II fumarate hydratase: MDYRIEHDTMGEVKVENSKYWGAQTQRSYENFKIGTEKMPPELIFAFAKLKKALAKVNHDLGKLSQEKSEAIIKACNAILEGKLEGMFPLAIWQTGSGTQTNMNMNEVIANYATEILGGNFREKKLIHPNDDVNMSQSSNDTFPTAMHIVSVLEITQTLLPALDKLHATLESKSQAFDEIIKIGRTHLQDATPLTLGQEFSGYASMLKHSKEQIMQSLEGLRELAIGGTAVGTGLNAHPQLSEKVAKQLSQDTGQVFKSAPNKFHALSSHDAITFAHGALKALAANLMKIANDIRWLASGPRCGLGELSIPENEPGSSIMPGKVNPTQCEALTMVAVQVMGNDAAIGFAASQGNFELNVFKPVIIYNFLQSLRLLSDSMLSFDLHCAQGIQPNKDKIDYYLHHSLMLVTALNPHIGYENAAKVAKNAHKKGISLKESAVELGLLSAEDFEKFVVPEKMIGPRA, from the coding sequence ATGGATTATAGAATTGAACATGACACTATGGGCGAGGTTAAAGTAGAAAATAGCAAGTACTGGGGCGCGCAAACCCAAAGAAGCTATGAAAATTTTAAGATCGGCACAGAAAAAATGCCCCCAGAGCTTATTTTTGCCTTTGCTAAACTTAAAAAAGCCCTAGCTAAGGTCAACCACGATTTAGGCAAACTGAGTCAAGAAAAATCAGAGGCCATTATTAAGGCCTGTAATGCCATTTTAGAGGGCAAGCTAGAGGGGATGTTTCCCCTAGCCATTTGGCAAACAGGGAGTGGTACGCAAACTAATATGAACATGAATGAGGTGATTGCCAACTACGCCACAGAGATTCTAGGGGGCAATTTTAGAGAAAAAAAGCTGATTCACCCTAACGATGATGTGAACATGTCGCAAAGTTCTAATGACACTTTCCCAACAGCTATGCATATTGTCAGCGTGCTAGAAATCACACAAACCCTTTTACCCGCCTTAGATAAATTGCACGCTACCCTTGAGAGCAAAAGCCAAGCTTTTGACGAGATCATTAAAATCGGGCGCACCCATTTACAAGATGCCACGCCTCTAACTCTAGGGCAGGAGTTTAGCGGGTATGCAAGCATGCTTAAGCACTCTAAAGAACAGATTATGCAGAGTTTAGAGGGGCTAAGAGAGTTAGCCATCGGGGGCACAGCAGTAGGCACAGGTCTTAATGCCCACCCTCAGTTATCAGAAAAGGTTGCTAAACAGCTTAGCCAAGATACCGGTCAGGTTTTTAAAAGCGCGCCTAATAAATTCCATGCTTTAAGTAGCCATGACGCCATTACTTTTGCCCACGGAGCGCTTAAAGCCCTTGCGGCTAATTTAATGAAAATTGCCAATGACATTAGATGGCTTGCTAGCGGACCACGCTGTGGTTTAGGCGAATTATCTATTCCAGAAAATGAGCCGGGAAGCTCCATTATGCCCGGCAAGGTCAATCCTACCCAGTGTGAGGCTTTAACGATGGTTGCTGTGCAAGTGATGGGCAATGATGCAGCCATTGGCTTTGCTGCTTCTCAAGGCAATTTTGAACTCAATGTCTTTAAACCCGTGATCATTTACAATTTCTTGCAAAGTTTGCGCCTTTTAAGCGATAGCATGCTTAGCTTTGATCTGCACTGCGCACAAGGTATCCAACCTAATAAAGACAAGATAGATTATTACTTGCACCACTCTTTAATGCTAGTAACCGCACTCAACCCCCATATTGGCTATGAAAACGCGGCTAAAGTGGCAAAAAACGCCCATAAAAAGGGTATTAGTCTTAAAGAATCAGCAGTAGAGTTAGGGCTCTTAAGCGCAGAGGATTTTGAGAAATTTGTAGTGCCTGAAAAAATGATTGGACCTAGGGCTTAG
- a CDS encoding FixH family protein, with the protein MGFLPKSLKADKNLVDGDNKFDLVPTLGGRVLKDAHIKLSFEVPEMPGMAAMNKEAQVREKDGIYHAEVNLPMNGPWQIKVQVRTKEGKIYQGEGSVDILTHGVILSSNTIKGLSTNSTQTHPRMQTHH; encoded by the coding sequence GTGGGATTTCTGCCAAAGAGTCTTAAAGCGGATAAAAATTTAGTGGACGGGGATAATAAATTTGATTTAGTGCCCACCCTTGGAGGTAGGGTTTTAAAAGATGCACACATTAAATTAAGTTTTGAAGTGCCTGAAATGCCCGGTATGGCTGCAATGAATAAAGAGGCACAAGTAAGAGAAAAAGACGGCATTTATCACGCAGAGGTCAATTTACCCATGAATGGGCCTTGGCAAATTAAAGTACAAGTTAGAACGAAAGAAGGCAAAATTTATCAAGGTGAAGGTAGCGTAGACATTCTTACGCATGGTGTTATTCTTAGTTCTAACACGATAAAGGGACTTTCCACAAATTCTACACAAACACACCCTAGAATGCAAACTCATCATTAA
- a CDS encoding FixH family protein — MKKLGALLLACGLAFGSLQAWELKIKAKEAEVALKADKKLVSGNNEFDLVPTLGGKELKGASIKLSFKMPEMPGMAAMDEKAQVEVKNGVYHAKVNLPMSGTWQIKLQVKTKEGKVYKGKGSVDI; from the coding sequence ATGAAAAAACTAGGTGCTTTGTTACTGGCATGCGGTTTAGCCTTTGGGAGCTTGCAAGCTTGGGAATTAAAAATTAAGGCTAAAGAAGCAGAAGTGGCACTCAAGGCAGATAAAAAACTAGTGAGTGGTAATAATGAGTTTGATTTAGTGCCCACTCTTGGAGGTAAGGAGCTAAAAGGCGCCTCTATCAAGTTGAGTTTTAAAATGCCTGAAATGCCGGGTATGGCCGCGATGGATGAAAAAGCGCAGGTAGAAGTGAAAAATGGCGTCTACCATGCTAAGGTCAATTTGCCCATGAGCGGTACTTGGCAAATTAAATTACAAGTCAAAACTAAAGAGGGAAAGGTTTATAAAGGCAAAGGTAGCGTGGATATTTAA